Proteins from one Gimesia maris genomic window:
- a CDS encoding HEAT repeat domain-containing protein — protein sequence MTDKPTQTDIADPQVAEWISQLDSSDSELRQSARKSLTKLGKPAVPALAEALGSASEMRRWEAAKSLEAICDPDAVPALVEALTDDTSVKWVAGDALIALNEKAVPEVLHALIKDPAEFRDGACFVLHHLASDNEDLRDTLTPVVHALKSLDSSMTVPVEALEALSKLSAAGS from the coding sequence ATGACCGATAAACCAACTCAGACAGATATCGCAGATCCTCAAGTTGCTGAATGGATCAGTCAGCTTGACAGTTCAGACAGTGAGTTACGCCAGTCCGCTCGGAAGAGTTTGACTAAACTCGGCAAGCCAGCGGTCCCTGCATTGGCGGAAGCATTGGGAAGTGCTTCCGAAATGCGGCGCTGGGAAGCAGCCAAATCGCTTGAAGCCATCTGCGACCCGGATGCAGTACCTGCTTTAGTAGAAGCTTTAACAGATGATACCAGTGTGAAATGGGTGGCCGGCGATGCATTGATCGCATTGAATGAAAAGGCCGTGCCGGAGGTTTTGCATGCATTAATCAAAGATCCCGCGGAGTTCAGAGATGGTGCCTGTTTTGTTTTACATCACCTGGCTTCTGATAACGAGGATTTGAGAGACACACTGACGCCTGTTGTGCATGCCTTGAAATCACTGGATTCGTCCATGACCGTTCCGGTCGAGGCACTTGAGGCACTCTCTAAACTTTCGGCAGCCGGTTCCTGA
- a CDS encoding outer membrane protein assembly factor BamB family protein, producing MTNVPSPPARGIIAQLYQAAWLLLILSLLTSPGSLYAQTIVPSPFLPADVKEAGWPAVRGLHFDAHSPEIHIADTWPTAGPPVLWVKELGQGYSAFVARGNRVYTQGQNLQGQYVYCLDARSGTEIWKHWYDWPYELAGVYPGPRATPTLAEGRLLFAGPSGLVGCLNADTGKLIWSRNLVTEFKGDGGIGFGYACSPTVVDQLVVMPVGGPGASLVALHLEDGKTAWQAGSQPASYTPAMPIVRNGRKLIVGYLENALVLHDLKTGELLLEHDLSEGYDEHSSWPLYREPYLWIAAPFRSGSQLFEIPAEFEKGATLKTIWRSRILANDVLSSVLVGDQIYGFDIFDQQSKTQRPSRGKFRCIDFLTGNELWEQGSGRPERSTNDTSDEIGQAGIIVADDKLILLNERGELILLRINPEECDILARCSVLTGELTWTPPILHRGCVYVRNQSRAACIYVGKPELLPTQQQTLRVDEIPQERYVDWAGEILSVEPEYAFDLPSQAWLWNWFCWSTGLLLASLLIALIPASLVRVELRLLTWTVCYRTLAFICGALGTTWISAWTGEFVFTWPLCLYIAFDPVLAVVQFRRSNQRSLWRDYLPLLIFAGISILYFLLCRRLSLVFEWAFLAGPIGALPPGLLEAQLSKEKFRGICLSAILKLFTYAGFYGSGIVVFWLKY from the coding sequence GTGACAAATGTGCCATCACCCCCTGCGCGAGGGATTATCGCCCAGCTGTATCAGGCAGCCTGGCTGCTGTTGATTTTATCTTTGCTGACTTCTCCCGGATCTTTATATGCACAGACAATTGTTCCCAGTCCATTTCTACCGGCTGATGTCAAAGAGGCAGGTTGGCCTGCGGTCAGGGGACTTCATTTTGATGCACATTCCCCTGAGATCCATATCGCGGATACCTGGCCCACCGCGGGGCCGCCGGTGCTGTGGGTCAAAGAACTGGGCCAGGGGTACTCTGCTTTTGTTGCGCGAGGAAATCGGGTCTATACCCAGGGACAGAACCTGCAGGGGCAGTATGTCTATTGTCTGGATGCCCGTTCGGGAACAGAAATCTGGAAGCACTGGTATGACTGGCCTTACGAACTGGCGGGAGTCTACCCGGGACCGCGTGCCACTCCCACACTGGCAGAGGGGCGTCTGTTGTTTGCCGGTCCCAGCGGGCTGGTTGGTTGCCTGAATGCAGACACTGGAAAATTAATCTGGTCGCGCAATCTCGTCACAGAATTCAAAGGGGATGGGGGGATCGGCTTTGGTTATGCCTGTTCGCCTACGGTCGTCGATCAACTGGTCGTAATGCCTGTCGGAGGTCCCGGGGCAAGCCTGGTCGCCTTGCATCTGGAGGATGGAAAGACAGCCTGGCAGGCAGGAAGTCAACCAGCCAGTTATACGCCGGCTATGCCCATTGTACGAAATGGACGAAAACTGATCGTGGGTTACCTGGAGAATGCACTGGTACTTCACGATCTCAAAACCGGTGAATTACTTCTGGAACATGATCTTTCTGAAGGATACGACGAACATTCGTCCTGGCCACTCTATCGGGAGCCATATCTATGGATTGCGGCTCCCTTCAGGTCGGGCTCTCAATTGTTCGAAATCCCCGCAGAGTTTGAAAAAGGGGCCACACTTAAAACGATCTGGCGTTCCAGGATCTTAGCGAATGACGTTCTTTCGAGTGTCCTTGTGGGGGATCAGATCTATGGTTTTGATATTTTTGATCAGCAGTCAAAAACGCAACGACCTTCGCGGGGAAAATTCCGCTGCATTGACTTTCTGACGGGAAACGAATTATGGGAGCAGGGTTCAGGCAGACCGGAACGCTCCACCAATGATACTTCGGACGAGATTGGTCAGGCAGGGATCATCGTTGCCGACGACAAACTGATTTTGCTCAACGAGCGTGGTGAACTGATTTTATTAAGAATCAATCCGGAGGAATGTGATATTCTGGCGCGCTGTTCTGTTCTGACAGGCGAATTGACCTGGACGCCTCCGATTCTGCATCGTGGTTGTGTTTATGTTCGCAATCAGTCGCGGGCGGCCTGTATCTATGTCGGGAAGCCTGAATTACTGCCAACTCAGCAACAGACATTGCGTGTTGATGAGATCCCCCAGGAACGATATGTGGACTGGGCGGGAGAGATTCTTTCCGTCGAACCAGAGTATGCCTTTGACCTGCCTTCCCAGGCCTGGCTCTGGAACTGGTTTTGCTGGTCCACGGGATTGCTGCTGGCGAGTCTGCTGATCGCATTGATCCCGGCCAGTCTGGTTCGTGTTGAGCTTCGGTTATTAACCTGGACAGTCTGTTATCGAACCCTCGCTTTTATCTGTGGTGCGCTGGGGACTACCTGGATCAGTGCCTGGACTGGGGAGTTCGTTTTTACCTGGCCTCTCTGTCTGTATATTGCCTTCGATCCTGTTCTGGCAGTCGTCCAGTTTCGAAGATCGAATCAGCGTTCCCTCTGGCGTGATTATCTGCCACTGTTGATCTTCGCTGGCATTTCAATTCTGTATTTTCTGTTATGCCGACGTTTGAGCCTGGTTTTTGAATGGGCCTTTCTGGCTGGTCCGATCGGGGCACTTCCGCCGGGACTGCTGGAAGCACAGCTTTCCAAAGAAAAGTTCAGAGGAATCTGTCTTTCTGCGATCTTGAAGCTGTTCACGTATGCCGGGTTTTATGGCAGTGGAATTGTTGTGTTCTGGCTCAAATACTGA
- a CDS encoding response regulator: MCASTDRAQVAPVAKQHTFTNEPPSFWRSLLLKNTLFVAAVVVLSGGILGHLAYVLARDIIHDNIHLRLQLVVTDRAALFEEYVKQQLERAALVTNRTSLHELIQEFNGGEIDLNSFREQSQRILEDTKFGSSSSFRDLWIVNPQGTVITATNDAYLSKTYAGDPGFLEGKEHPRLDLPQEVDGRYLTYLVAPMNSEAGNLLGVLMVWLDVTPLKEILTNRVGLQKTGDLLVATQQGDHVRYLFQPRDSEVWSVPISDVPAMAKALQDESGSEVLNYSGDRVLVSYRPVDYQPDLEAPWGMIAKISLEEAYAPVTYLRKVLLLLQVGLMFFGMAVSFLVARRFTRPVLGLATSASKIAKGNLDVRVPISSSDEVGMLGAAFNHMAEELSASREELEDRIEQRTAELKASQKQLRRQSQILQSILDSMGDGVIVADQDGNSVFWNPAAEQIVGIGPQNVDPDKWSQIYGCYLADGKTMCPSRDLPLARAMRGESLDEVVLYLENPDIPEGTWISVTARPLRNDRGELRGGVIVMRDITESRANQEELQSRDEKNRAILATTHESYIAINEKSLICEWNEQAEVTFGWSYAEAIGRSLEETIIPERYWLQHTHGIEHYLRSGEGPFLNKRLELSAMHRDGHEFPVELTITPVPQGSGFLFAAFIHDITVEKQAEEELRQAKEAAEAASRAKSAFLATMSHEIRTPMNAVIGMTELLLDTDLNSTQREYLTMVQESGESLLSVINDILDFSKIEAGRFDLEKAPFHLRENLGDTMRSLAVRAHHKHLELAFHLDADVPDTIVGDRFRLRQIIVNLVGNAIKFTEEGEIVLDVNYDFQSKNELQLHFVVRDTGIGIPEDKQQQIFQAFEQVDESMARRFSGTGLGLAIASRLIEMMGGKIWVNSEVGKGSEFHFTARFELTEEEVPANEPLLKAELDGLRVLIVDDNLTNCQILEEMLGSWNMQTQSINRGSDALDVMHASQQSKHPFDLVLVDANMPVMDGFSVAKAIKQDSTLGSAVIMMITSSDRQGEISRCKELGIAAHLIKPLKQSELFNSIAETLGMNGTPQHDMRTATADLAQRIPPLKILLAEDSLVNQKLALALLKPQGHEIAVVLNGSDAVNERKNREFDLILMDVQMPEMDGLEATRQIREYEQETGEHVPIIAMTAHAMKGDRERCLEAGMDGYVSKPVRVRELFSTIEECLHFTSADALTEEIIIPESKDADEIMDDSSSKAEARQPEELYEPGTMPVINWQQAMEKSEIPAEALNELGQIFLTEAPRLLSEIREALKDNDAQTLRRAAHTLKSSAALFEAHPAAEAAQKLEMMGKEKKLSEAREALENLDREFERLLPAVVDHIESTTSEKE; encoded by the coding sequence ATGTGCGCTTCCACTGATCGAGCTCAAGTTGCTCCCGTAGCAAAGCAGCATACTTTCACAAATGAACCGCCTTCATTCTGGCGATCACTTTTGTTAAAGAATACTCTGTTCGTTGCAGCTGTCGTCGTATTGAGCGGCGGGATTCTCGGGCATCTGGCCTATGTTCTCGCGCGTGATATTATTCATGACAATATTCACCTCCGTCTGCAACTGGTTGTCACAGATCGGGCAGCGCTCTTCGAAGAATATGTGAAGCAGCAGTTAGAACGTGCTGCTCTGGTGACAAATCGGACCAGCCTGCATGAATTGATTCAGGAGTTCAACGGGGGAGAAATTGATCTGAATTCGTTTCGCGAGCAATCGCAGCGAATTCTGGAGGACACAAAATTTGGAAGTTCATCGAGCTTTCGTGATCTGTGGATTGTCAATCCGCAGGGAACCGTGATTACTGCGACCAATGATGCTTATTTGAGTAAAACCTATGCCGGTGATCCTGGTTTTCTGGAAGGAAAAGAGCATCCACGCCTGGATCTGCCTCAGGAAGTCGACGGCCGTTATCTCACTTACCTGGTCGCACCGATGAACTCTGAAGCAGGAAACCTGCTGGGGGTCCTCATGGTCTGGTTGGATGTGACCCCGCTCAAAGAGATACTGACGAATCGCGTTGGCTTGCAGAAGACAGGGGACTTACTGGTTGCGACCCAGCAGGGAGATCATGTTCGCTATCTGTTTCAGCCACGCGACAGTGAAGTCTGGTCGGTGCCGATTTCTGATGTGCCGGCGATGGCAAAAGCACTGCAGGACGAGAGTGGATCAGAAGTTTTGAATTACAGCGGCGATCGGGTACTGGTCTCTTATCGCCCGGTTGATTATCAACCAGATCTGGAAGCGCCCTGGGGCATGATTGCCAAAATCAGCCTGGAGGAAGCTTACGCGCCTGTGACCTATTTGCGCAAAGTGCTGCTGCTACTGCAGGTGGGGCTGATGTTTTTCGGCATGGCTGTTTCGTTTCTCGTTGCACGTCGCTTTACCCGGCCTGTTTTGGGGCTGGCTACTTCCGCTTCCAAAATTGCGAAAGGGAACCTGGATGTCCGGGTTCCCATCTCTTCTTCAGATGAAGTGGGCATGTTGGGGGCAGCGTTTAATCATATGGCAGAGGAACTGTCTGCCTCTCGAGAAGAACTGGAAGACCGGATTGAACAACGCACGGCTGAGCTAAAAGCTTCACAGAAGCAGCTCAGGCGGCAGTCGCAGATTCTGCAATCGATCCTGGACAGTATGGGCGATGGTGTGATTGTTGCTGACCAGGATGGAAATTCCGTATTCTGGAATCCGGCCGCCGAGCAGATAGTAGGTATTGGTCCGCAGAATGTGGATCCTGACAAGTGGTCGCAGATTTATGGATGCTACCTGGCAGACGGCAAAACCATGTGTCCCTCCCGGGATCTGCCTCTGGCCCGCGCGATGCGGGGAGAGTCGCTGGATGAAGTTGTGCTGTATCTCGAAAATCCGGATATCCCGGAGGGGACCTGGATCAGTGTGACCGCCCGGCCTCTCAGAAACGATCGCGGTGAGTTACGAGGCGGCGTCATTGTAATGCGGGATATTACGGAGTCTCGTGCCAACCAGGAGGAACTGCAGTCAAGAGACGAAAAGAACCGGGCGATTCTGGCGACGACTCATGAATCATACATTGCCATCAATGAGAAGAGTCTTATTTGTGAGTGGAACGAACAGGCGGAGGTGACATTTGGCTGGTCTTATGCAGAAGCGATAGGACGTTCTCTGGAAGAGACGATCATTCCTGAACGTTACTGGCTGCAGCATACGCATGGTATTGAGCATTATTTACGATCAGGCGAAGGTCCCTTTCTCAACAAACGTCTGGAGCTATCAGCCATGCACCGCGATGGTCATGAATTTCCCGTGGAACTAACCATCACACCGGTTCCCCAGGGGAGCGGCTTTCTGTTTGCCGCATTTATTCATGATATTACGGTAGAAAAACAGGCAGAGGAAGAATTAAGACAGGCAAAAGAAGCTGCTGAAGCTGCCAGTCGCGCGAAAAGTGCATTTCTGGCTACGATGAGTCACGAAATTCGCACACCGATGAATGCCGTGATCGGGATGACGGAACTGCTGCTCGATACGGACCTGAATTCCACTCAACGTGAATATCTGACGATGGTGCAGGAATCGGGGGAATCATTACTTTCGGTGATTAACGATATTCTTGATTTCTCGAAAATCGAAGCGGGGCGATTTGATCTTGAGAAAGCGCCGTTCCACCTGCGGGAAAACCTGGGAGATACCATGAGGTCTCTCGCAGTCCGTGCTCATCACAAGCACCTGGAACTCGCCTTCCACCTTGATGCAGATGTCCCGGATACGATCGTCGGTGATCGTTTCCGATTGCGTCAGATTATTGTCAACCTGGTCGGTAATGCCATTAAATTTACTGAGGAAGGCGAAATTGTTCTGGACGTGAACTACGACTTCCAGTCAAAAAATGAACTGCAACTGCATTTTGTTGTCCGCGATACCGGAATCGGGATCCCTGAGGACAAACAACAGCAGATCTTCCAGGCTTTCGAACAGGTTGATGAATCGATGGCCCGACGCTTCAGTGGTACGGGGCTGGGATTGGCGATTGCCTCGCGCCTGATTGAAATGATGGGGGGAAAGATCTGGGTCAACAGCGAAGTCGGCAAAGGAAGTGAATTTCATTTTACGGCCCGTTTCGAATTAACTGAGGAGGAAGTGCCTGCAAACGAACCTTTGTTGAAAGCGGAGCTTGATGGATTACGGGTTCTGATTGTGGATGACAATCTTACGAATTGCCAGATTCTTGAAGAGATGCTGGGAAGCTGGAACATGCAGACTCAATCCATCAATCGCGGCAGTGATGCCTTGGATGTCATGCACGCCAGCCAGCAGTCAAAGCATCCTTTTGACCTGGTACTGGTTGATGCAAATATGCCTGTCATGGACGGGTTTTCTGTCGCAAAGGCCATCAAGCAGGATTCCACACTGGGCAGTGCCGTCATCATGATGATTACTTCCAGCGACCGCCAGGGAGAAATATCCCGCTGTAAAGAGCTGGGAATAGCCGCCCATCTGATTAAGCCATTAAAGCAGTCGGAGTTGTTCAACTCGATTGCAGAAACCCTGGGGATGAACGGGACGCCACAGCATGATATGCGAACAGCGACTGCTGATCTGGCACAGAGGATCCCGCCTCTGAAGATTCTGCTGGCAGAAGACAGCCTGGTAAACCAGAAACTGGCGCTGGCACTCCTGAAACCCCAGGGGCATGAAATTGCAGTCGTTCTGAATGGCAGCGATGCCGTGAACGAAAGGAAAAACCGTGAGTTTGATCTGATTCTGATGGATGTACAGATGCCTGAAATGGATGGTCTGGAAGCAACCCGACAGATTCGAGAATATGAACAGGAGACAGGAGAGCACGTTCCCATCATCGCCATGACTGCACACGCGATGAAGGGAGATCGTGAGCGTTGTCTGGAGGCTGGCATGGATGGTTACGTATCCAAACCGGTTCGTGTCAGAGAACTGTTTTCGACGATAGAAGAATGTCTGCATTTTACTTCAGCAGATGCTCTCACCGAAGAAATTATTATTCCTGAATCGAAAGACGCGGATGAGATCATGGATGATTCAAGCAGCAAGGCAGAGGCAAGGCAACCAGAGGAACTCTACGAACCAGGCACAATGCCTGTCATTAACTGGCAGCAGGCGATGGAGAAATCTGAAATTCCCGCTGAAGCGCTTAATGAACTGGGACAGATCTTTCTGACCGAGGCCCCTCGCTTATTGTCTGAAATCAGGGAAGCTTTGAAAGACAATGACGCGCAGACGCTCAGGCGCGCCGCCCACACGCTGAAAAGTTCGGCTGCTCTGTTTGAAGCGCATCCTGCTGCAGAAGCGGCTCAAAAGCTGGAAATGATGGGGAAAGAGAAAAAATTGAGCGAAGCCAGGGAGGCATTGGAGAATCTGGACCGCGAATTCGAGCGATTACTCCCCGCAGTCGTCGATCACATTGAGTCAACTACCTCAGAAAAGGAATAA
- a CDS encoding Glu/Leu/Phe/Val dehydrogenase dimerization domain-containing protein, with translation MNTSSGNTVKVLLIEDNPIHVGLVKTLLSESKSPFFQLQYAGTLQAGLNQLDAAAVDVVLLDLTLPDSEDLDTFIRVRSFAPTIPIVIVTGLDDVKLAAKAVEAGAQDYLVKTQLSRTSLIRSMRYAIERTRVRDAEWDSPMFRLAQRQFLKAAQFMGLDDNIRQRLLFPQRTLVVTLPFRRDHYTEVETVFGYRVQHILTMGPTKGGIRYHQDVSLGEVSALAMWMSWKCALVHLPFGGAKGGVRIDPTGLTSHELQRLTRRFATEISPIIGPDKDIPAPDMGTNERVMAWIMDTYSQEKGYTVPAVVTGKPLVLGGARGRNEATGRGVVYLIQEAAKHLKMNLSECTAVVQGFGNVGSHAALFLSELGVKLIGVSDATTGVYNRHGLSIPSLLEYVAQNRFLEGYPEGDHISNEELLELKCDILVPAALQNQITAENADRIQCKLLAEGANGPTTLEADEVLNEKGVFILPDILANAGGVTVSYFEWVQDTQNYMWTLDEVNQRLKSILQDAFRRTLNRAQKNQFDMRTAAMIEGVERVAQAKLARGLYP, from the coding sequence ATGAATACTTCATCTGGGAATACAGTAAAAGTACTTCTGATTGAAGATAATCCGATTCACGTCGGCTTGGTTAAAACTTTATTATCAGAATCAAAATCTCCCTTTTTTCAACTCCAGTATGCCGGGACATTACAGGCCGGTTTGAATCAACTGGATGCGGCCGCGGTAGATGTCGTGCTCCTCGATCTGACTCTCCCTGACAGTGAAGACCTGGATACATTTATCAGGGTTCGTTCATTTGCCCCGACGATTCCTATTGTCATTGTAACCGGTCTGGATGATGTCAAACTGGCTGCCAAGGCGGTCGAGGCCGGTGCCCAGGATTACCTCGTGAAGACGCAACTCAGCAGAACTTCACTGATTCGATCGATGCGATATGCAATTGAACGGACCCGGGTACGAGACGCAGAATGGGATTCTCCCATGTTTCGCCTGGCCCAGCGGCAGTTTCTGAAAGCGGCTCAGTTCATGGGACTGGATGATAATATCAGGCAGCGGCTGTTATTCCCGCAGCGAACCCTGGTGGTCACATTACCCTTTCGGCGGGATCATTATACAGAGGTGGAGACCGTCTTTGGATATCGAGTCCAGCATATTCTGACGATGGGACCGACGAAAGGGGGGATCCGTTATCACCAGGATGTCAGCCTGGGGGAAGTTTCTGCACTGGCCATGTGGATGAGCTGGAAATGCGCGCTCGTGCATCTTCCGTTTGGAGGAGCGAAGGGGGGAGTTCGTATTGATCCGACCGGGTTGACCAGCCATGAACTGCAGCGGCTGACGCGGCGCTTTGCTACAGAAATCAGCCCGATTATCGGTCCTGATAAGGATATTCCGGCTCCCGATATGGGAACGAACGAACGGGTCATGGCCTGGATTATGGATACCTACAGCCAGGAAAAGGGGTACACTGTTCCTGCAGTTGTTACCGGAAAACCACTGGTACTGGGGGGAGCCCGCGGCAGAAATGAAGCCACCGGACGCGGTGTGGTTTATCTGATCCAGGAAGCGGCGAAACACCTGAAAATGAACCTGAGTGAATGCACGGCCGTGGTACAGGGCTTTGGAAATGTCGGCAGCCATGCCGCCTTGTTCCTGAGTGAACTGGGGGTAAAGCTCATTGGCGTGAGTGATGCCACAACCGGCGTTTATAATCGGCACGGGTTATCAATCCCTTCACTGCTGGAATACGTCGCCCAAAACCGGTTTCTGGAAGGTTATCCAGAAGGGGATCACATCAGCAATGAAGAACTGCTGGAGCTCAAGTGTGATATTCTGGTTCCGGCAGCACTGCAGAATCAGATCACTGCGGAGAATGCCGACCGTATTCAATGTAAACTTCTGGCGGAGGGAGCCAATGGCCCGACGACATTGGAAGCAGATGAAGTGCTTAATGAAAAAGGAGTGTTTATCCTGCCGGATATTCTGGCAAATGCCGGCGGTGTGACCGTATCCTACTTCGAATGGGTTCAGGATACTCAAAACTATATGTGGACACTGGATGAAGTAAACCAGCGATTGAAGTCGATTCTCCAGGACGCGTTTCGACGAACTCTGAATCGCGCCCAGAAGAATCAGTTTGATATGCGAACCGCTGCCATGATTGAGGGGGTCGAACGCGTTGCCCAGGCGAAACTGGCCCGGGGACTATATCCATAA
- a CDS encoding response regulator, with amino-acid sequence MSKESVTEDSDSLCVLILAPTPKDNEFCVQVLEDARIKTRVCTSLKELYEQVNQGHAAVALIAEEYLKADQNGLIPDLLSNQPAWSDLPIVVLLIAGEHASPSLNQLQELGNITLIRRPVRIAVFINTIRAKLRDRERQYSVRDLLRERTEVNQNLEIQQRRFSLALKAGGMAAWELQNEKLYWSDAIYDLLGLPPGEPVTLERFYSVIHPEDLPKLQEVWEASVRKNQSFEEEFRILYSGKEQRWMELMGESVEWELGNPGHFAGLFWDITAEKVQEKREQRAAEIERFLSEATMTLAASLDFETTLESVTSLCVPTLGDWAILELIGDDHTIRRMKIAHSDPGASILAEQLMQTDSIPSLKERSANSHLFGNETIFVENLTEELLQEVVPTPEHLPVLRELGAESLIVVALGIRDLQFGVLTLIQTDAAHRHKISDFKTAEELARRASIAIDNARLYKIGQQASAAKSEFVANMSHEIRTPMTAVLGYADLLAGSENDPEKLKHLRMIQKNGSFLLDIINDILDLSKIEAGKMECVTEYFAANELIADVYSMMHIRAAEKKLDFSVEYATTIPSQIESDPKRLRQILVNLIGNAVKFTSEGSIRLVISYDASGEPPAIQFEVIDTGIGITDAQLSQLFQEFSQGDTSVTRAFGGTGLGLAISARLARMLGGSIEVHSKSGSGTTFTCQITAGLVESASLIQPQNKHKTSNDKPDSQGSAPSLSCNVLVVDDRRDIRYIVKQFLIKSGAQVESANDGLEAIERIKQGEKSYDMILLDMQMPRLDGYQTAERLRSLGFKRPIIALTADAMHGDMTRCLASGCDAFISKPINTKELIETVARYTQ; translated from the coding sequence ATGAGTAAAGAATCAGTGACAGAGGATTCCGACAGTCTCTGTGTGCTGATTCTGGCTCCGACCCCCAAGGACAATGAATTTTGCGTCCAGGTTCTGGAAGATGCTCGAATTAAAACACGAGTGTGTACCAGTCTGAAAGAACTCTATGAACAGGTCAACCAGGGTCACGCTGCGGTCGCACTGATCGCAGAAGAATACCTGAAAGCTGATCAGAATGGCCTGATACCGGACTTACTGTCAAACCAGCCGGCATGGTCCGATCTTCCCATCGTGGTTTTACTGATCGCCGGTGAGCATGCCTCGCCTTCACTCAATCAGTTACAGGAACTGGGGAACATTACCCTGATTCGGCGTCCGGTTCGGATTGCAGTTTTTATCAATACGATCCGGGCGAAGCTTCGCGACCGGGAACGCCAATACAGTGTGCGCGACCTGCTGAGAGAACGAACCGAAGTCAATCAGAACCTGGAGATTCAGCAAAGACGCTTTTCACTGGCCTTGAAAGCAGGAGGCATGGCTGCCTGGGAACTGCAGAATGAGAAACTGTACTGGTCGGATGCGATTTATGATTTACTGGGATTGCCTCCCGGTGAACCTGTCACACTTGAGCGATTTTATTCCGTGATTCACCCTGAGGATTTACCGAAGTTACAGGAAGTCTGGGAAGCCTCCGTCAGGAAAAATCAGTCTTTTGAAGAAGAATTTCGTATCCTTTACTCTGGCAAAGAACAGAGATGGATGGAGTTGATGGGCGAATCTGTAGAATGGGAACTGGGAAACCCCGGTCATTTCGCCGGCCTGTTCTGGGATATTACAGCGGAAAAAGTTCAGGAGAAACGGGAACAGCGTGCAGCTGAAATTGAACGGTTTCTGAGTGAAGCAACGATGACACTTGCCGCTTCGCTTGATTTTGAAACGACACTGGAAAGCGTCACATCATTATGTGTGCCCACCTTGGGAGACTGGGCGATTCTGGAGTTGATCGGCGATGATCATACCATCAGGCGCATGAAAATTGCTCATTCGGATCCGGGAGCCTCGATTCTGGCAGAGCAGCTGATGCAAACCGACTCCATCCCCTCCTTAAAGGAACGGTCAGCCAATTCACATCTGTTCGGAAACGAAACTATTTTTGTGGAAAACCTGACAGAGGAATTGCTTCAGGAAGTCGTTCCGACACCAGAGCATCTGCCTGTCCTGCGAGAGTTAGGCGCGGAGTCATTGATCGTGGTAGCCCTGGGGATACGCGATCTGCAGTTTGGTGTTTTAACCCTGATTCAAACAGATGCCGCCCATCGACACAAAATCAGTGACTTCAAGACTGCTGAAGAACTGGCACGACGGGCTTCCATCGCGATTGACAATGCCCGGCTGTACAAAATCGGGCAACAGGCGAGCGCTGCTAAAAGTGAATTTGTTGCCAACATGAGTCACGAAATACGCACTCCCATGACAGCAGTTCTCGGCTATGCTGATTTACTTGCCGGTTCAGAAAACGATCCAGAAAAGCTGAAACACCTGCGCATGATACAGAAAAACGGAAGTTTCCTGCTGGATATCATCAATGATATTCTGGATCTTTCCAAAATCGAAGCCGGCAAGATGGAATGCGTGACGGAGTATTTTGCCGCGAATGAGCTGATTGCAGACGTGTACTCGATGATGCATATTCGCGCGGCCGAAAAGAAACTCGATTTCAGTGTCGAATACGCAACAACCATTCCCAGCCAGATCGAAAGCGACCCAAAACGACTGAGACAGATTTTAGTGAACCTGATTGGGAACGCGGTCAAATTCACCTCGGAGGGTTCAATCCGACTTGTCATCTCCTATGATGCATCCGGTGAACCGCCCGCCATTCAGTTTGAAGTGATCGACACAGGTATCGGAATCACAGACGCACAACTTTCCCAGCTTTTCCAGGAATTTTCTCAAGGCGATACTTCCGTGACCCGCGCGTTTGGAGGAACCGGGCTGGGGCTTGCTATCAGTGCGCGACTGGCCCGCATGCTGGGCGGAAGTATTGAAGTTCACAGTAAATCCGGTTCAGGTACCACATTTACCTGCCAAATCACTGCCGGTTTAGTCGAGTCTGCTTCATTGATTCAGCCGCAGAATAAACATAAAACATCGAATGACAAACCAGATTCTCAGGGATCGGCACCTTCTTTATCCTGCAACGTACTGGTCGTGGATGACCGACGTGATATCCGTTATATTGTAAAACAGTTTCTGATCAAATCCGGCGCACAAGTCGAATCGGCCAATGATGGGCTTGAAGCTATCGAACGGATAAAACAGGGAGAAAAATCATACGATATGATTCTGCTGGACATGCAGATGCCTCGGCTGGACGGATACCAGACTGCGGAACGACTGCGCAGCCTCGGCTTTAAGCGACCGATCATTGCACTTACTGCGGACGCGATGCACGGCGATATGACCCGTTGCCTGGCCAGTGGTTGTGATGCTTTTATCAGTAAGCCGATCAATACTAAAGAACTGATTGAAACAGTGGCTCGCTATACGCAATAA